In a single window of the Prochlorococcus marinus str. AS9601 genome:
- a CDS encoding N-acetylneuraminate synthase family protein — protein MLKNQNFDSYSRIFNRKLEEGIIIAEIGVNHGGDIDKAIAMIDDVKNNGGDAVKFQTYKANLIARKDSKAYWDTTKEKTMSQFELFSKYDKFGLEEFKKIEDYCKRKSVLFMSTPFDSYSANYINQLSKIHKVASVDITNHILISQLASYGKDIILSTGASNLDEIKAAVSLIESKSKISPALLHCVVNYPTLDKDANLLRIKKLKESFPENIIGYSDHTLPDKNMIVCTQAYNYGALIIEKHFTYDKKIQGNDHYHSMNANDLKILRTNISKAYSLQGKGNIKPMENEKSSILHARRSLTSKFLIKKGSILSKEMIIPKRPGNGICPSKIEEVLGRKVKKEIKEDSPINWEDLEI, from the coding sequence ATGTTAAAAAATCAAAATTTTGATAGTTATTCACGAATATTTAACAGGAAATTAGAAGAAGGAATAATTATTGCAGAAATAGGAGTTAATCATGGAGGAGATATTGATAAGGCAATCGCAATGATTGATGATGTAAAAAATAATGGAGGAGATGCGGTTAAATTTCAGACTTACAAGGCAAATTTGATTGCAAGAAAAGATTCAAAAGCATATTGGGATACTACCAAAGAAAAAACAATGTCTCAGTTTGAGCTTTTTTCTAAATATGACAAATTTGGTTTAGAAGAATTTAAGAAAATTGAGGATTATTGTAAAAGAAAATCGGTTCTATTTATGAGTACTCCATTTGACTCATATAGTGCAAATTATATTAATCAGTTAAGTAAGATACATAAGGTAGCGAGTGTTGACATAACAAATCATATTTTAATTTCGCAATTAGCATCTTATGGAAAGGATATTATTTTATCCACGGGAGCCTCAAATTTAGATGAGATTAAAGCTGCCGTAAGTTTAATAGAGTCTAAAAGTAAAATTTCTCCAGCACTTCTTCATTGTGTAGTTAATTACCCTACATTAGATAAAGATGCTAATTTATTAAGAATAAAAAAACTCAAGGAAAGTTTTCCTGAAAATATTATTGGATATTCAGACCATACTCTGCCAGATAAAAATATGATTGTATGTACTCAAGCATATAATTATGGGGCTTTAATAATTGAAAAACATTTCACATATGATAAGAAAATCCAAGGAAATGATCATTATCACAGCATGAATGCTAATGATTTAAAAATTCTCAGAACTAATATTAGTAAAGCATACTCACTTCAAGGAAAGGGAAATATTAAACCTATGGAAAATGAGAAGTCTTCAATATTGCATGCTAGGAGAAGTTTGACTTCAAAATTTTTGATTAAGAAAGGATCGATACTTTCGAAAGAAATGATCATCCCAAAGAGACCTGGCAATGGAATTTGCCCATCAAAAATTGAAGAAGTATTAGGGAGAAAGGTAAAAAAAGAAATAAAGGAAGATTCTCCTATTAATTGGGAGGATTTAGAAATTTGA
- a CDS encoding class I SAM-dependent methyltransferase — protein sequence MWLIKIFLKIIFSRIPIKKSIWKKIGVFRNGGMNRAEYSKKIFFGHLEGLRAIKKIEEPTIIELGPGDGLASAIYSKIYNSPKVFLIDIEECADYDISVYKKIINSLDNNLLTKLDIQNLRNINELLNTFNASYLTDGLNSLKKISSDSIDYLFSHSVLEHIRLNDIDEYIFEMYRVLKPGGLISHNINYKDHLDESLNNLRFSENIWESSFFASSGFYTNRIPAIEMHKKFSNQGFNIIWEKYGNWQKLPLKRKYLNKKFRKYSDEDLKKCTSAFIACLENK from the coding sequence ATGTGGTTAATAAAAATATTTTTAAAAATTATTTTTTCACGAATACCCATTAAAAAAAGTATTTGGAAAAAAATTGGTGTTTTTAGAAATGGAGGAATGAATAGGGCAGAATATTCTAAAAAGATATTCTTCGGACATTTGGAAGGCTTAAGAGCTATTAAAAAGATTGAAGAACCTACAATTATCGAGTTAGGACCAGGAGATGGTTTGGCGTCTGCTATTTATTCTAAGATTTATAACTCTCCAAAAGTTTTCTTAATAGATATAGAGGAATGTGCCGATTATGATATTTCTGTTTATAAAAAAATTATAAACTCTTTAGATAATAATTTGCTTACTAAATTAGATATCCAAAATTTAAGAAATATAAATGAATTATTAAATACTTTTAATGCCTCTTATTTAACTGATGGATTAAATAGTCTAAAAAAAATAAGTTCAGATTCAATAGACTATTTATTCTCGCATTCAGTTTTGGAGCATATAAGATTAAATGATATTGATGAATATATTTTTGAAATGTATAGAGTTTTAAAGCCGGGAGGATTGATTTCTCATAATATTAATTATAAAGACCATCTAGATGAATCTCTAAATAACTTAAGATTTTCTGAAAACATATGGGAGTCAAGTTTTTTTGCATCTAGTGGTTTTTATACAAATAGAATCCCAGCAATTGAGATGCATAAGAAATTTTCTAATCAGGGTTTCAATATTATTTGGGAGAAATATGGTAATTGGCAAAAGTTGCCTTTAAAAAGAAAGTATCTTAATAAAAAATTTAGAAAATATTCTGATGAAGATTTGAAAAAATGTACTTCAGCTTTTATTGCTTGCTTAGAAAATAAATAG
- a CDS encoding cytidylyltransferase domain-containing protein has protein sequence MLNNILSSEIKNSVVIGIQARISSQRLPRKALMPIKETTILGATISRCLASDLRTYVLTSNQVEDDLIENESKKYKVSGVLRGSLANVLSRYKNLEKQTKAKYIIRVTADNPFTDTLGIINLANQTLNNNYLYLRNLEEDLPIGYHSELFNSKELYKPYNNNDLAKEHVTYSIKKNVKISYAQSLNYGFNKINLKALECSIDTKNDYLKAINLIKNINSNQCFESLNLTKKIFLNIKNQK, from the coding sequence ATGTTAAATAATATTTTGTCTAGTGAAATCAAAAATTCAGTTGTTATAGGCATTCAAGCAAGAATTTCGTCTCAAAGGCTACCTAGAAAAGCATTAATGCCAATAAAAGAAACTACAATTCTTGGAGCAACAATTAGTAGATGTTTAGCATCTGATCTGAGAACATATGTTCTTACTTCTAATCAAGTTGAAGATGACTTAATCGAAAATGAAAGTAAAAAATATAAGGTTAGTGGAGTTTTAAGAGGATCATTAGCTAATGTTTTGTCAAGATATAAGAATCTAGAAAAACAAACTAAAGCGAAATATATCATAAGAGTAACCGCTGACAATCCATTCACTGATACGTTAGGTATCATAAATCTTGCAAATCAAACTTTAAACAATAATTACCTTTATTTACGAAACTTAGAAGAAGATTTGCCTATTGGATATCATTCAGAACTGTTTAATTCTAAAGAACTATACAAACCATATAACAATAATGATTTAGCTAAAGAACATGTAACTTACTCTATAAAAAAGAATGTCAAAATTTCGTATGCGCAATCTTTAAATTATGGATTTAATAAAATTAATTTGAAAGCATTAGAATGTAGTATTGATACTAAGAACGATTATTTGAAAGCTATTAACTTGATAAAAAATATTAATTCAAATCAATGTTTTGAAAGTCTTAATTTGACAAAAAAAATTTTTTTAAATATTAAAAATCAAAAATGA
- a CDS encoding NAD-dependent epimerase/dehydratase family protein, with the protein MQKELLVTGSSGFFGSALINRALKRGWFVKGTARHSLGILSEQFGVDINYLDLSKDTISIPKANYIVHCATANEIKSLDLFKSIDSTIKGTKKLIEYCLENRFEHFIYISTVGIYGRELNGEINENSPFQANSNYALNHYYAEKICERYASRNFKVTIIRLSNVYGIPSVSTVDRNTLVPICFVVNLLRKGVVELNSSGLQQRDFINQIEASDIVLNSLNNQKSNFDIINASSGKSYSIIEIAKIACQEYSKFSGKVGKITSMPDKNNYENNYSFSSKAYKSKDKNLEYLSINETISELFKIYNALI; encoded by the coding sequence ATGCAAAAAGAATTGTTAGTAACTGGATCATCAGGATTTTTTGGAAGTGCATTAATAAATAGAGCCCTAAAAAGGGGATGGTTTGTTAAGGGCACAGCAAGACATTCTTTAGGAATTCTCTCTGAACAATTTGGTGTTGATATCAATTATTTAGATTTATCAAAAGATACAATTTCAATACCAAAAGCTAATTATATAGTTCATTGCGCAACTGCTAATGAAATTAAGTCTTTAGATTTATTTAAATCTATCGATTCAACTATAAAAGGCACAAAAAAATTAATTGAATATTGTTTAGAAAATCGATTTGAGCATTTTATTTATATTTCGACTGTTGGAATTTATGGAAGAGAACTTAATGGAGAAATTAATGAAAATTCTCCTTTTCAAGCAAATTCTAATTATGCTTTAAATCATTATTATGCAGAAAAAATTTGTGAAAGATATGCCTCAAGAAATTTTAAAGTGACAATAATAAGATTATCCAATGTTTATGGAATTCCTTCTGTTAGCACTGTAGATAGAAATACATTGGTACCTATATGCTTTGTAGTTAATTTATTAAGAAAAGGTGTTGTAGAATTAAATTCTTCTGGACTTCAGCAAAGGGATTTTATTAATCAAATTGAAGCATCAGATATAGTATTAAATTCCTTAAATAATCAGAAAAGTAATTTCGATATAATTAATGCTTCAAGCGGAAAAAGTTATTCAATTATCGAAATTGCAAAAATTGCATGTCAAGAATATTCTAAATTTTCAGGAAAAGTTGGAAAAATAACTTCAATGCCTGATAAAAATAATTATGAAAATAACTATAGTTTTTCTAGTAAGGCTTATAAAAGTAAAGACAAAAATTTAGAATATCTTTCAATAAATGAAACTATTTCAGAGTTATTTAAAATTTATAATGCATTAATTTAA
- a CDS encoding ABC transporter transmembrane domain-containing protein, which produces MDKDSYFKNLDLDKEIIKIIEKDIFLENYSVGEEIFNPEITINKVSIILSGSIRQIKRDSTNNTNIYKYVKNDFLFIPELIYKLKNSFYYIAANDLQLISIEKEKFLNLLKENNEFRKWINNQIFKNEKISILNKLLKEEFNNNFDKEQLLNNLSENIDLVNEKILKNIQDKKIDSKNFEIISISKSIHFDYLEKINFEKILGLDFSELERLVIINNKFKKFKIHKNKIPKVDKISQMVEESIDESKKELHYADINIKKNVCNRKDNVIECFRILSKLIDINYRVDPISNYLDFLDKNKKKYTFRNYAEIAYGLGLEVSCGELSISQVLKVKTPSLIIYKNDLALVVNADREKLTLIYPADGLITLYKNDLEKIYEGNINIINISKNRLTQENKFSISWFIPILKEYKNTLFQILISGLVVQIFILSNPLLIQVIIDKVISQRSLDTLQVLGFALLVITVIEAVLSSIKSFILSETTNRIDQKLGIKIIDHLFRLPLEYYDKRSIGELSNRVGELEKIRNFLTSQGINTFLDASFSLFYIFVLFLYSGKLTLIALSVIPIQILITYYGSPLFKKQYRKAAINNANTQSYLVEVLSGIQTVKTQNAETSSRWRWQNYYSKFIKSTYQKTITAVSLNQLTQSLQKISQLIVLWYGAIMVLNGEFTLGQLIAFRIISGYVTQPILRLSTIWQQYQEIKISFERLGDIVNTPKENESKDLGKIQLPSVEGNILFDNVSFKFIGDSKTTLNKINCQIDKNSFVGIVGKSGSGKSTFCKLISRLYVPNEGSILIDKYDIQKVEISSIRRQLGIVSQDPLLFAGTIRDNICFGDESFSDKEIVEASKICCAHEFIMELPLGYNTKISEKGSSLSGGQRQRIALVRALLKKPKIIILDEATSALDIETEQLFVKNLLNKFKNSTIIIITHRLSNVINADKILVFEKGDLSEQGDHESLLKNKSVYYSLLNNEEK; this is translated from the coding sequence ATGGATAAAGATAGTTACTTTAAAAATTTAGATCTTGATAAGGAGATAATTAAAATAATTGAAAAAGATATTTTTTTAGAGAATTATTCAGTAGGTGAAGAAATATTCAATCCTGAAATCACAATTAATAAAGTTTCAATTATTTTATCTGGAAGTATTAGACAAATAAAAAGAGATTCTACAAATAATACCAATATTTATAAATATGTTAAAAATGATTTTTTATTTATTCCTGAATTGATTTATAAACTTAAAAATTCTTTTTACTATATAGCAGCAAATGACTTGCAGTTAATATCTATTGAAAAGGAAAAATTTTTAAATTTATTAAAGGAAAATAATGAATTTCGTAAATGGATAAATAATCAAATCTTCAAAAATGAGAAAATTTCAATTTTAAATAAATTATTAAAGGAGGAATTTAATAACAATTTTGATAAAGAACAACTTCTTAATAATCTTTCAGAAAATATAGACCTTGTTAATGAGAAAATTTTGAAAAATATTCAGGATAAAAAGATTGATTCAAAAAATTTTGAAATTATTTCAATTTCTAAATCAATTCACTTTGATTACCTTGAAAAAATAAATTTCGAGAAGATATTAGGTTTAGATTTTTCAGAACTAGAAAGATTAGTAATTATTAATAATAAATTCAAGAAATTTAAAATTCATAAAAATAAAATTCCCAAAGTAGATAAAATTTCTCAAATGGTTGAAGAATCTATAGATGAATCAAAAAAAGAATTACATTATGCAGATATAAATATTAAAAAAAATGTTTGCAATAGGAAAGATAATGTTATTGAATGTTTTAGGATTTTAAGTAAGTTAATTGATATTAATTATCGAGTTGATCCAATAAGCAATTATTTAGATTTTCTTGATAAGAATAAAAAGAAATATACTTTTAGGAATTACGCAGAAATTGCTTATGGATTAGGTTTAGAGGTATCTTGTGGAGAACTTAGCATATCGCAAGTACTTAAGGTTAAAACGCCTTCATTAATAATTTATAAAAATGATTTAGCTTTAGTAGTTAATGCAGACAGAGAAAAACTGACTCTAATTTACCCTGCAGATGGATTGATTACTTTGTATAAAAATGATTTAGAGAAAATATATGAGGGAAATATTAACATCATAAATATTTCAAAAAATCGTTTAACTCAAGAAAACAAATTCTCAATAAGTTGGTTTATTCCAATTTTAAAAGAATATAAAAATACTTTATTCCAAATTTTAATTTCAGGATTAGTTGTACAAATATTTATATTGTCGAATCCATTATTAATTCAAGTAATAATTGATAAGGTTATATCGCAAAGAAGTCTAGATACACTACAAGTATTAGGATTCGCACTATTAGTAATTACAGTTATTGAAGCAGTATTATCAAGTATAAAATCTTTTATCCTTTCAGAAACTACTAATAGAATAGATCAAAAATTAGGAATTAAAATAATTGATCATTTATTTAGATTACCTCTTGAATATTATGACAAAAGATCTATAGGAGAATTATCTAATAGGGTAGGTGAACTTGAGAAAATTAGGAACTTTTTGACTAGTCAAGGTATTAATACTTTTTTAGATGCGTCATTTTCTTTATTTTATATTTTCGTACTATTTTTATATAGCGGTAAGCTTACATTAATAGCTTTAAGTGTTATCCCAATTCAGATTTTAATTACATACTATGGATCGCCACTTTTTAAAAAACAATATCGGAAAGCAGCTATTAATAATGCAAATACTCAAAGTTATTTAGTAGAAGTGCTATCTGGTATCCAAACGGTAAAAACACAAAATGCAGAAACCTCAAGTCGCTGGAGATGGCAGAATTACTATTCAAAATTTATTAAGAGTACATACCAAAAAACGATTACAGCTGTTTCATTAAATCAACTTACTCAATCTCTGCAAAAAATTTCTCAATTAATAGTTTTATGGTATGGAGCAATAATGGTTTTAAACGGTGAATTTACTCTTGGTCAACTAATTGCATTTAGAATCATTTCTGGATATGTAACACAACCAATTTTAAGGTTGAGCACTATATGGCAACAGTACCAGGAAATAAAAATTAGTTTTGAAAGATTGGGAGATATTGTTAATACTCCAAAAGAAAATGAATCAAAAGATTTAGGAAAAATTCAACTGCCAAGTGTTGAGGGGAATATTTTATTTGATAATGTATCATTTAAATTTATTGGCGACTCCAAAACAACTCTGAATAAAATCAACTGTCAAATTGATAAAAATTCTTTTGTTGGAATTGTTGGTAAAAGTGGAAGTGGTAAAAGTACATTTTGTAAATTAATTTCTAGGCTTTATGTACCTAATGAGGGGTCTATTTTAATTGATAAATACGATATCCAAAAGGTAGAAATAAGTTCAATTAGAAGGCAATTAGGGATAGTTAGTCAAGACCCTTTACTTTTCGCTGGAACAATAAGAGATAATATATGTTTTGGTGATGAAAGTTTTTCTGATAAGGAGATTGTAGAAGCATCAAAAATATGTTGCGCCCATGAATTTATTATGGAACTTCCATTGGGATACAATACAAAAATTTCTGAGAAAGGAAGTTCATTAAGTGGGGGACAACGTCAGAGAATTGCATTAGTAAGAGCATTATTAAAAAAACCAAAAATAATTATCTTAGATGAAGCAACAAGTGCTTTAGATATAGAAACTGAACAACTATTTGTTAAAAATCTATTAAATAAATTTAAAAATTCAACAATAATAATTATTACGCATAGATTATCTAACGTTATAAATGCAGATAAAATTCTTGTTTTTGAAAAAGGTGACTTATCTGAACAAGGAGATCATGAATCACTTCTTAAAAACAAATCAGTATATTATTCACTCTTAAATAATGAGGAAAAATAA
- the galE gene encoding UDP-glucose 4-epimerase GalE, with amino-acid sequence MKTVLTTGGLGYIGSHTVIALINRGFNVLIIDSLINSKSETFNNIEKILFNEMGEIKEKLFFRKGDLRNKLWLENIFQEFNDKKQPIEAVIHFAGLKSIGESILNPLNYYDVNLNTTLCLLSVMSKFKCFKLIFSSSATVYKIDKNEKISENGILSPLNPYGNTKLSNEKIIEDVFKSDDKRWKIANLRYFNPCGAHDSGIIGENPLINHSNIFPTILRVINREIEKLPIYGSDWPTKDGTCIRDYIHVMDLAEAHLAALIYLYENEPTYLNLNIGTGTGISVLELIKTFSNVNNCQIPYYFTEKRKGDAAFVVANNSLVIQTLKWEPKRNLKDICKDSWRWFIKSKEGSNFKNN; translated from the coding sequence ATGAAAACTGTTCTTACCACAGGAGGACTTGGATATATAGGAAGTCACACGGTAATTGCACTTATAAATCGGGGTTTTAATGTTTTGATTATTGATTCATTAATAAATTCTAAGTCGGAAACGTTTAATAATATTGAAAAAATTTTATTTAATGAGATGGGTGAAATTAAAGAAAAATTATTTTTTAGGAAAGGAGATTTAAGGAACAAATTATGGCTTGAAAATATTTTTCAGGAATTTAATGATAAAAAACAACCTATCGAGGCCGTCATTCACTTCGCAGGTTTAAAATCTATAGGAGAATCTATATTAAATCCCTTAAATTACTATGATGTAAATCTCAACACTACTTTATGTCTCCTTTCAGTAATGTCTAAATTTAAATGCTTTAAATTGATATTTAGTAGTAGCGCAACTGTTTATAAAATTGATAAAAATGAAAAGATATCAGAAAATGGAATCCTTTCACCTCTTAATCCATATGGAAATACAAAATTAAGTAACGAAAAAATAATCGAAGACGTTTTTAAAAGCGACGATAAAAGATGGAAAATAGCTAACTTGAGGTATTTCAATCCTTGTGGAGCTCATGATTCAGGAATAATTGGAGAAAATCCCTTAATAAATCATTCAAATATATTTCCTACAATTTTAAGGGTAATTAATAGAGAGATTGAAAAACTTCCTATTTACGGATCCGATTGGCCTACTAAAGATGGGACATGTATTAGAGACTATATTCATGTAATGGATTTAGCAGAAGCTCATTTAGCTGCACTTATTTATTTATATGAAAATGAGCCGACTTACCTTAATCTCAATATTGGAACGGGTACAGGTATAAGTGTACTAGAACTTATTAAGACCTTTAGCAATGTAAATAATTGTCAAATTCCATATTACTTTACTGAAAAAAGAAAAGGTGATGCTGCTTTCGTTGTTGCGAATAATTCTTTAGTTATTCAAACTTTAAAGTGGGAACCTAAGAGAAACCTAAAAGATATTTGCAAAGACTCATGGCGTTGGTTTATCAAAAGTAAAGAAGGAAGTAATTTTAAAAATAATTGA
- a CDS encoding HlyD family secretion protein, with the protein MNKLFKNLKDKVDSFYSTEGTDLDKDIFINSDQRLLKVASSIIVLTSFLGIGWLALAKTDEIIIVPGKIIPIGKVKEIKMPMSGVIEKIEIKEGDLVYEKQVLMRIESDTNSNLSTTLENSIKIKKQQIESLNSQILNTQEIYNKNKNILKDKIDIYQNITDKYQTLLDEGAISELNFLEQKTKLQSLKSDLLQYEMDWATKSKSQELQMQELKNSLNQLKGELEENDLNLGKKSINSPVNGYIFDLKPVASGYSAQMTETIVKIVPMGDLIAYLEIPSSDIGFVKEGMDVEISIDSYPSTDFGIIEGTITSIGTDALEPDPSEQRNQFVYPARIELKSQKLKLRRGKQLDLKVGMSLQGNIKLRKVSYLQLLFTNFKDKTKSIQEL; encoded by the coding sequence TTGAATAAATTATTTAAAAATTTAAAAGATAAAGTTGATTCTTTTTATTCAACTGAAGGAACAGATTTGGATAAAGATATATTCATTAATAGTGATCAAAGATTACTTAAAGTTGCTAGCTCAATAATTGTTTTAACAAGTTTTCTTGGAATAGGATGGCTAGCACTAGCAAAAACAGATGAAATAATAATCGTACCTGGAAAAATTATTCCAATTGGAAAAGTAAAAGAAATTAAAATGCCTATGTCAGGTGTTATAGAAAAAATAGAAATTAAAGAAGGTGATCTTGTATATGAAAAACAAGTTTTAATGAGAATTGAAAGTGATACAAATTCTAATTTATCTACTACTTTAGAAAATTCAATAAAAATAAAAAAACAGCAAATTGAGTCATTAAATTCTCAAATATTAAACACACAAGAAATATACAATAAAAATAAAAATATTCTTAAAGATAAGATTGATATTTATCAGAATATTACTGATAAATATCAAACTCTACTAGATGAAGGTGCAATCTCTGAGTTGAACTTTCTTGAACAAAAGACAAAATTACAATCTCTAAAGTCAGACTTACTTCAATATGAAATGGATTGGGCTACTAAAAGTAAATCTCAAGAACTACAAATGCAAGAGTTAAAAAATTCATTAAATCAATTGAAAGGAGAATTAGAAGAAAATGATCTTAATTTAGGGAAGAAAAGTATTAATTCGCCAGTTAATGGTTACATTTTCGATTTAAAGCCAGTCGCATCAGGATATTCAGCCCAGATGACTGAAACTATTGTAAAAATTGTTCCCATGGGAGATCTAATTGCATATTTAGAAATCCCAAGTTCTGATATCGGATTTGTAAAAGAAGGAATGGATGTGGAAATTAGTATTGATTCATATCCCTCAACAGATTTTGGAATAATAGAAGGCACTATAACTAGTATTGGCACCGATGCACTTGAACCTGATCCAAGTGAACAAAGGAATCAATTTGTTTATCCAGCGCGGATTGAGCTTAAGAGTCAAAAACTAAAATTAAGGAGAGGAAAACAATTAGATTTAAAAGTTGGAATGTCTTTACAAGGAAATATAAAACTTAGAAAAGTATCTTATCTGCAATTGCTATTTACTAACTTTAAAGATAAGACAAAATCTATACAAGAACTTTAA
- a CDS encoding glycosyltransferase family 2 protein, with translation MNNPIVSVIIPCLNAEKFISRALRSILHQSLNREKYEIIVINDGSTDNSDYLIKQFKEDIRYFTNDKNMGLPNTLNRGILEAKGKYICRLDADDFVNQYYLLFLLEYLVQHPEAKVCKCDYYLVDENGENRIYTSSLENPIGCGTIFELDLLSKVGGYNKKYLCNEEKELFIRIERLTKVHHLPMPLYRYRKHPESLTTNDLVMTKYDQILEKDYPQN, from the coding sequence ATGAATAATCCAATTGTTTCTGTAATAATTCCATGCTTAAACGCAGAGAAATTTATTTCTAGAGCATTAAGATCAATTTTGCATCAATCTTTAAATAGAGAAAAATATGAAATAATTGTAATTAACGATGGTTCAACCGATAATTCAGATTATCTAATAAAACAGTTTAAGGAGGATATAAGGTATTTTACTAATGATAAAAATATGGGGTTGCCTAATACATTAAATAGAGGAATTTTGGAAGCAAAAGGTAAATATATTTGTAGATTAGATGCAGATGATTTTGTGAATCAGTATTATTTGTTATTTCTGCTCGAATATTTAGTTCAACATCCAGAAGCAAAAGTTTGTAAGTGTGACTATTACTTAGTAGATGAAAATGGAGAGAACCGAATATATACTTCATCTTTAGAGAATCCGATTGGATGTGGGACAATTTTTGAATTAGATTTATTGTCAAAAGTTGGTGGATACAATAAGAAATATTTATGTAATGAAGAAAAAGAATTATTTATAAGAATTGAACGTCTAACTAAAGTGCATCATTTGCCAATGCCACTTTATCGATATAGAAAACATCCCGAAAGCCTAACAACTAATGATTTAGTTATGACTAAGTATGATCAAATTTTAGAAAAAGATTATCCACAAAATTGA
- a CDS encoding DUF6447 family protein, protein MKEITDGENKQKLKFDDSEYFLDDLPKEAKQIVMGLRTADAQTKMYEDTLKLIALGKNKMVQDLKMILDKIEPIQNG, encoded by the coding sequence ATGAAAGAAATAACAGACGGAGAAAATAAACAAAAATTAAAGTTCGATGATTCTGAATATTTTCTTGATGATCTTCCTAAAGAAGCAAAGCAAATAGTAATGGGCTTGAGAACAGCCGATGCTCAAACAAAGATGTATGAAGATACTCTTAAATTAATAGCTTTAGGCAAAAACAAAATGGTCCAAGATCTAAAAATGATTTTGGATAAAATAGAACCAATTCAGAATGGCTGA